A part of Arachis hypogaea cultivar Tifrunner chromosome 12, arahy.Tifrunner.gnm2.J5K5, whole genome shotgun sequence genomic DNA contains:
- the LOC112727570 gene encoding probable E3 ubiquitin-protein ligase RHC1A: MSSSRNTHWCYSCRRPIRLGWRDAVCPSCNEGFIQELNDMVHVNPLEFFGLDNNEEHDQRFGLMETFSSFMRQQMADRSHSHDIRAQSESISEQGAGFAPLLIFGGQIPFRLSGHGGFEALFNGTPGIGLTRGNTGDYFIGPGLEELFEQLSANTRQGPPPASRSSIDAMPTIKVTQRHLRSDSHCPVCKDKFEVGTEARQMPCNHMYHSDCIVPWLVQHNSCPVCRQELPPQGLSGNQGLNGRSRGNFSGSSSGRSGRENQGRRNPFSFLWRFRSSNSSSNDRATRSSSPTPSFPDSSHHTEYSGWPFE, encoded by the coding sequence ATGTCAAGCAGCAGGAACACTCATTGGTGTTACAGTTGCAGGAGGCCAATTCGACTGGGATGGCGAGATGCGGTTTGCCCTAGCTGTAATGAGGGATTTATTCAGGAACTTAATGATATGGTGCATGTTAACCCTCTGGAATTCTTTGGACTAGATAACAATGAAGAGCATGACCAAAGATTTGGACTTATGGAAACTTTCTCTTCCTTTATGCGGCAGCAAATGGCAGACAGAAGTCATAGCCATGATATCAGGGCACAATCGGAATCTATTTCGGAACAAGGGGCAGGTTTTGCTCCTTTGTTGATATTTGGTGGTCAAATTCCTTTTAGATTATCTGGACATGGTGGTTTTGAGGCTCTCTTTAATGGGACTCCAGGTATTGGTCTTACACGAGGCAACACAGGTGATTATTTTATTGGTCCTGGACTTGAAGAACTGTTTGAACAGCTCTCAGCTAATACTCGCCAAGGGCCTCCGCCTGCATCCAGATCCTCTATAGATGCAATGCCTACTATCAAAGTTACACAGAGGCATCTTCGTTCGGATTCACATTGTCCGGTGTGCAAAGATAAATTTGAGGTAGGGACTGAAGCAAGACAAATGCCATGTAACCATATGTACCACTCAGATTGTATTGTTCCATGGTTGGTCCAGCATAACTCCTGCCCTGTTTGCCGTCAAGAATTGCCACCACAAGGATTGAGTGGTAACCAAGGCTTGAATGGCCGAAGTAGAGGTAACTTTAGTGGCAGCAGTAGTGGTAGGAGTGGTAGGGAGAACCAGGGAAGGCGAAATCCGTTTTCATTTTTGTGGCGTTTCCGCAGTTCTAATTCTAGCAGCAATGATAGAGCAACCCGAAGCAGCTCACCAACACCATCATTCCCCGATAGTAGTCATCACACGGAGTATTCTGGGTGGCCATTTGAATGA